The segment CTCGCCGCCGTGCTCCTCGTCGCCGGACTCCTGGTCGCCTGCTCGGCGAACACCCCCGGCGTAGGATCCTCGGATTCCGTCGGTCCCCGCACCGCCGTCGTCGACGATCCGAATCCGGAACCAGTCACCGACGATCCGGCCGCGGTACTGCCCGTGACAGTGACCGGATTCGACGGCGTCGCCGTCACGGTGACGGACAACAGCCGCATCGTCGCTGCCGACCAGTACGGCACGCTGGCCGAGACCGTCTTCGCGCTCGGACTCGGCGACAACCTCGTCGGGCGTGACACCTCTGCTGCATTTCCCGCGGCCGAGAGCGTGCCCGATGTCACCCCGACCGGCCATTCTCTGAGCGCCGAAGGAATTCTGGCGCTGTCGCCGACCGTCGTCCTGACCGATACCAGCATCGGTCCACGCGCTGTGCAGGATCAGATCCGAGCCGCGGGAATTCCCGTCGTGTACTTCGATCCCACCCGCACTCTGGCCGGCGTCGCCACCCAGATCGAGGCCGTGGCGGCCGCCCTGGGTGTGCCCGACGCCGGTGCTGCCCTCGCCGAACGAACGAACACCGAGATATCGGCAGCAGCGAACGACACACCCGAATCCACCGAACCGCTGAAGATCGCGTTTCTGTACATGCGCGGGCCCGCGATCAAGATGCTCGCCGGGCCCGGTTCGGGAGCGGATGCACTGATCGAGGCTCTCGGTGCTACGGACGCCGGTGTCGAATCGGGTCTGACCGAGCAATTCGTGCCGGTCACCAGCGAAGCGTTGATCGCCGCAGCACCCGACGTCATTCTGATGATGACCAAGGGCCTGGAATCTATCGGCGGAATCGAGGGTCTCGAGCAGATCCCCGGAATTGCTCAGACCCCCGCGGGCAAAGAACGCCGGGTGGTGGACATGGACGACGGGACCATCCTCAGTTTCGGCCCGAACACCGGAAAGGTGTTGGGCGCACTGTCGAAGGCCGTCTACGACCCGGCGTCATGACCGACAGAACACTCGCCGAACCACGCGCGGGCCGAGGACGGGTACTTGCCACATTCGGAGCCCTGGTCGTTGCACTGGTGGTCCTGGCTTTGATCTCGGCCGTCGTGGGACAGGTGCCGACGACTCCGCTGGAAGTACTGGGCAGCATCGCACATCGGGTGGGACTCGACATCGGCCCGATGCCGGCACATCCCAGCGGCGAAGTGACGCTGTGGCAGGTCCGATTCCCGCGGCTGACGCTGGCAATCGTCGTCGGCGCGTGTCTTGGCTGCGCGGGTGCGTTGCTCCAGGGGGTGTTCGCCAATCCATTGGCCGAGCCGGGCGTCGTCGGGGTCTCCTCGGGCGCTGCTGTCGGTGCAAGCTCGGTCATCGTGCTCGGTGGCAGCTTCGCCGGAGTCTGGAGTGTGGCGCTCGCCGCATTCGTCGGCGGGCTCGTCACCACGATCGCGGTGTATTTCCTCGCTCGCAACGCAGGCCGCACCGAAGTGGTGACACTCATCCTCACCGGTGTTGCAGTCAATGCCTTCGCCGGCGGTGTCATCGCGTTCTTCACCTTCGTCGCCAGTCCCGCCGCCCGCGATCAGATCGTGTTCTGGCAACTCGGGTCGCTCGCGGGCGCAACCTGGCAGTCGGTGGCCGTGGTCGGCCCGCTCGCGCTGATCGGAATCGGAGCCTCACTGGCGATCGCCCGCCGGCTCGACCTGCTTGCACTCGGGGAGAACGTGGCACGCCATCTGGGAGTGAACGTCGAACGACTCAGACAGTTCGCCATCGTCGTCGTCGCCCTCCTCGTCGCGTCCGGGGTCGCGTTCACCGGAATCATCCTGTTCGTGGGTCTGGTGGTTCCGCACGCCATGCGGATGGTGCTCGGCCCCGCGCATCGACTGCTCATCCCGTCCAGCGCCCACGCCGGGGCCGTCGTGCTGCTCGCCGCCGATCTCGTCACGCGAACCCTCGTCGCGAACGTCGACCTGCCGCTCGGCATGGTGACCTCACTGGCGGGTGCCCCGTTCTTCTTCTGGCTGCTCCGCCGCACCCGTGCTCGCCAGGGCGGCTGGGCGTGATGGGGCGCACAGCGCGCCGGGACATCCCGGTCATCCCTGAACCGGGCTCGAGCACCCTCGTCGCCTGCGGAGTCTCCGCACGGCGCGGGGACGCGACGGTGTTGTCCGACGTCCACCTCGACGTGGTGGCCGGCGAGATACTGGCGTTGGTGGGCCCCAACGGCGCTGGTAAATCGACGCTGCTGTCGGTCCTGGCCGGAGACACCGAGCCCAGCGCCGGATCGGTTCGGCTGGGCGACGAACCGCTGACCCGCATCCGCACGGTGGACGTGGCCAGGCGACGCGCTGTGCTGCCTCAGCAACACAGCGTCGGATTCGCGTTCACCGCCGGCCAGATCGTCCGGATGGGCCGAGCACCCTGGGTCGGTACGTCGGCGGCACGCAACGACGACGACCGCGTCACCGCAGCCATGTCCGCCTGCGACGTAGCGGAGTTCTCGCATCGACCGTTCGCATCGCTCTCCGGCGGCGAGCAGGCCCGGGTCGCGTTGGCGCGCGTCATCGCCCAGGACACCGCGACGATCATGCTGGACGAGCCCACTGCAGCACTCGACCTCGGACATCAGGAGTCGGTGATGGCCGTGGTGCGTTCACTCGCCGCCGCCGGCCGTGCCGTGGTCGTCGTACTGCACGATCTCGGCCTCGCAGCGGCCTACGCCGACCGCGTCGCGATCCTGGACTCGGGTGAACTGATCGCAACCGGTCCGCCGCGGGACGTTCTGACCGCCGAAAGGCTGGCCCGGGTGTACCGACACCCCGTCGACGTGTTCGATCATCCCGACACCGGCGAACAGCTGGTGGTTCCCCACCGTGTCAGAAACCCTCCAGCACGGAATTGACCCGGTTGAAGAAGGCCCGCACCGCTGTGGTGTCCCGCTGTGACGCATCGGACAGCTGCTGCGCATGGGCGACCGCATCACGCACCACACCGACGATGCTGCGCTCGTCCGTCAGATCGACCTCGGTGACCGAATGCTCGGCAACCGCTTCGACCTCGGACCGGTCCGGTACCGGAGATTGCACATCGGCGCGGTATATCTCCACGTACAGGGTGCTTCGGTGCACCCGAAACGCGAACGCCCGGCCGTCGTCGGTGCGTCCGAAGCCGTTCGGATGCGTTCCCGCGTTCACTTCCTCGACGACGAAGTGTGATTCCTCGGTTCCCACGTCCACTCCCATGTCGTGCACTCACCCCGGACGAACACGCTACCGCTTCTTCGGACGCAACCGGACGACAACCGATCCGGCGCGGTCGATTTCGCCGAGATCGCCGCACGCTGGTACAGATGTGGCAGCGCCTCCACAGGCAGCGTCATCTCGAGGAAGTAGGTTCGGCCTCATGCGAACACCGTCGGCTCGTTCGATTCGGGCGGCAGTCGCGTCCGCGCTCGCCGTCGTCACAGTCCTGTCGATCGGCGGGTGTTCCAGCGACGACGAGGACGCCGACGACATCTCGGTCGAACCCCGACCGCCGGCGGAGTCCCCCGAGGCGACCGTGACCCCCGCCGGCACCGTCAGCGCGTTTGCGCCCGTGGATGCCCTCACCTTCGACCCCGCCACCCGCACCCTGGTGGCGCTGACCGACGCATCCACAACGGTGACCCTGGTCCGCGACGGAGCCACGGCCGAGACCCGCGTGGTCGACCTGGGCTCCACGGGCGCAGAACTCGTCGCCGGACGGGAATCGACCGTTCTGGTCCCCATGGACGGTGCCGTCGCGAGAATCGCAGTGGCGGACGGACAGCGCACCGACCTGACGGTCGACGCAGACGCATTGTCCGCAGCAGACCTGCCCGACGGCACGACGGCCGTCGGGGACGACACCGGAGCGGTCCGCGTGCTCGACACCAACGGGCAGGTCACCGCCACGGTCTCCGGCGGCAGCGTGACCTCTGCCGATTCTCTGGCCAGTACACCGAACGGTGTCTCGGTTCTGGATCGTCGTCAGACGTCGGTGACCGACCTGGATCTGGACGACGGCACCCTCGGAGTGGCCTTGCGCGCAGGCGAAGGTGCCGCGGAGATGACCAGCGACGAGTTCGGTCGCCTGCTGGTCACCGATTCGACCGGGACCGAGTTGCTCGTCTTCACCTCGCACGATCTGCTGATGCGCCAACGGTTTCCGGTCGGGTCGCAGCCGTGGGCGATCGCCTACGATGAGCAATCCGGTGTCGCATGGGTGACGCTGCCCGCTCTCAACGAGGTGGTCGGGTACACACTCGATACCGGAATTCCGGTCGAGGCCAGGAGGTTGGCCACTGTGCGGCAGCCCAATTCGGTTGCCGTCGACGCCGACACCGGCGACCTGTACGTGGGATCGGCAACCGGTGACGGTCTGCAGCGCATCCCCGCTGCGGGTCGCTGACTTCGGTTGAATGGCAAGGAGGCATGTGAACGCACACGAGAGTTCGGCACCCGGCCGCGCGAAGATGCCCGTCGGATGGGAAGTGTCGCCGTCCGACGATTGGGAGTACGTGCCGTTGCGGCTGCCGCCGGATGTGACCCGTGTGACGGCCTCGATGCGTCTGGCGATTCAAGCGGAGTTCGGCGGCTGGGAACTGTCGCGGGTTCGCCTCTACACCGATGGCAGCAGGCGTGTGCTGCTCAAACGCAAGAAGACCGCGCATCACATCCCTGAGCCGGGAATCTGAGCGAGTCGCAGTACTGTTCTGACCGCACGATCGTCGAAACCACAGCATGAGTTCGACCGAGCCAGATCGACCGGAGAGAAGACCGTGGGAGACCATCTGTACCGCGTCCTGTTACGCCTGATGTTCCTCGTGCCACCGGAGAGGATTCACCACCTGGCGTTCGCGGTGCTCCGCGCCGTCGCCGTCGTGCCGCCGCTCCGCTATCTGGCCGAGAAGATGTTCGTGGTCGATGATCCACGGCTGCGCTCGACGGTGTTCGGCGTCGACTTCCCGGCTCCACTCGGTCTCGCGGCCGGCTTCGACAAGAACGCCGACGGAATCGATGCGTGGGGGCCGATCGGATTCGGTTTCGCCGAGATCGGCACCGTGACCGCGCAGAGCCAGCCGGGCAATCCGACTCCGCGACTGTTCCGGTTGCCTCCGGACCGCGCCATCGTCAACCGCATGGGTTTCAACAACCACGGCGCCGAGCACGCTGCTCAGCGCGTCCGTGCCAGGCGCACGGGTATCCCGATCGGTGCCAACATCGGCAAGACCAAGATCGTCGAGCCGGACGGTGCTGCCGCGGACTACACCGCCAGCGCCCGGCTGCTGGGCCCGTTGGCCGACTTCGTGGTCGTCAACGTCAGCTCCCCCAACACCCCTGGACTGCGTGACCTCCAGGCCGTGGAATCGCTGCGGCCGATTCTGGTGGCGGTTCAGTCGGCGGTGACGGTGCCGGTACTGGTCAAGATCGCCCCCGATCTGTCCGACGAGGACATCGACGCCGTGGCCGATTTGGCCGTCGAACTCGGTCTCGACGGGATCGTGGCCACGAACACGACGATCTCCCGCGCCGGTCTGCGCACCGACGCCGACGTGGTCACCGCAGCAGGAGCAGGCGGCCTGTCCGGTGCTCCGCTGGCAGACCGCTCGCTCGAGGTGCTGCGACGCCTGTACCGCCGAGTGGGTACGCGTCTGACGCTGATCTCGGTCGGCGGAATCGAGACCGAAGCGCAGGCATGGGAACGCATCACCGCGGGCGCGTCGCTGGTGCAGGGCTACACCGGGTTCATCTACGGCGGCCCGCTGTGGATCAAGAACATTCACCGCGGACTGGCCGCTCGGCTCGAGCAACACGGGTTCGCCACGATCGCCGATGCGGTGGGCTCCGCGAACAGGCCCTGAACCGTCGGGTGTCGGAGACGAGTCCTCCGGCACCCGACGACGGAGCTCAGGCCTCGTAGATGCCGGTGAGGACCGCGCGACCGATGGCGTGCGAGAACAGATTGAAGCCGAGGTAGGCCGGGGTTGCCGTCTCGTCCACTTCGAGCCGTTCGACGTCCACCGCGTGAACCACGATGAAGTAGCGGTGCGGGCCGTGGCCTGCGGGCGGTGCAGCACCGATGTAGCGGAACAGGCCTGCGTCGTTCTTGAGCGTCACCGCGGTGCTGGGTACCCCGGTCCCGCCGTCGTCGCCCGCGCCGGACACCAGTGATGTCGTCTCGACGGGGATGTTCGCCACTGCCCAGTGCCAGAAGCCGGATGCCGTCGGCGCGTCGGGGTCGTAGACGGTGACGGCGAAGCTCTTGGTGCCCTCTGGGAATCCGGACCAGGACAGCTGCGGAGAGTTGTCGTGTCCACCGGCTCCCATGATTCCACTGACCTGCTGAGCGGCCAGTGTCTTACCGTCCTCGACGTCCTCGGACGTCAGCTCGAAGGACGGTAGGTCCGGAAGCGAGTCGTATGGGTTGTACGCCACGATGGTTCCTTTCGTATCAGCTGTGCAGCAAGAAGTGTTCGAGTACCTGTGTACCGAACTCCAACGATTCCACGGGTACTCGTTCGTCGATGCCGTGAAACAACGCCGCGAAATCCAGTTCCGGCGGCAACTTCAGCGGGGCGAAGCCGAAGCAGCGAATGCCGATGCGCGCGAATGCTTTTGCGTCGGTGCCACCGGAGAGCATGTAGGGAACGGTTCGACCGTTCGGGTCGTGTGCCAGGACTGCGTCGTTCATCGCATCGACGAGATCTCCGTCGAAGGTGGTCTCGTACGGTTCGAGTTTCGTGATCCACTCGCGTTCGACGTTCGGGCCGATCAACTCGTCGACCTCCTTCTCGAAGGCCGCCTGCCGCCCCGGCAACACTCGGCAGTCCACCACTGCCGTCGCCGTCTGCGGAATCACGTTGGCCTTGTAGCCGGCCGAGAGCATCGTCGGGTTCGCGGTGTCGCGCAGGGTCGCTCCGACGATGCGGGCGATGCTGCCGAGCTTGAGCAGGGTGCCGTCGATGTCCGGTGACGTCGGGTCGAAATCGAGCCCCGATTCCTCCGAGACCGCCTGCAGAAACTGCGAGACCGATTCGGTGAGCACCAACGGGAACGTGTGATTGCCCAGTTTGGCCACCGCCTCGGCGAGGTACGTCACGGCGTTGTCGTCGTGCAGGAACGATCCGTGCCCGGCTCGCGCCTTCGCCGTCAGGCGCATCCACGCCAGGCTCTTCTCCGCCGTCTCGACCATGTAGAGCCGCTTCTCGGTGCCGTCCGGGCGGGCGACGGTCAATGAGAACCCGCCGACCTCGCCGACCGCCTCGGTGATGCCCTCGAACAGATCCGGTCGGTTGTCGACCAACCAGTGCGATCCGTACTTGCCACCTGCCTCCTCGTCGGCCAGGAACGCGAACAGGATGTCGCGAGGTGGGACGGTTCCGTTGGACTTGAACTGGCGGGCCAGCGCGAGGGCCATGCCGACCATGTC is part of the Rhodococcus sp. SBT000017 genome and harbors:
- a CDS encoding hemin ABC transporter substrate-binding protein; the encoded protein is MVACSANTPGVGSSDSVGPRTAVVDDPNPEPVTDDPAAVLPVTVTGFDGVAVTVTDNSRIVAADQYGTLAETVFALGLGDNLVGRDTSAAFPAAESVPDVTPTGHSLSAEGILALSPTVVLTDTSIGPRAVQDQIRAAGIPVVYFDPTRTLAGVATQIEAVAAALGVPDAGAALAERTNTEISAAANDTPESTEPLKIAFLYMRGPAIKMLAGPGSGADALIEALGATDAGVESGLTEQFVPVTSEALIAAAPDVILMMTKGLESIGGIEGLEQIPGIAQTPAGKERRVVDMDDGTILSFGPNTGKVLGALSKAVYDPAS
- a CDS encoding iron ABC transporter permease; the encoded protein is MTDRTLAEPRAGRGRVLATFGALVVALVVLALISAVVGQVPTTPLEVLGSIAHRVGLDIGPMPAHPSGEVTLWQVRFPRLTLAIVVGACLGCAGALLQGVFANPLAEPGVVGVSSGAAVGASSVIVLGGSFAGVWSVALAAFVGGLVTTIAVYFLARNAGRTEVVTLILTGVAVNAFAGGVIAFFTFVASPAARDQIVFWQLGSLAGATWQSVAVVGPLALIGIGASLAIARRLDLLALGENVARHLGVNVERLRQFAIVVVALLVASGVAFTGIILFVGLVVPHAMRMVLGPAHRLLIPSSAHAGAVVLLAADLVTRTLVANVDLPLGMVTSLAGAPFFFWLLRRTRARQGGWA
- a CDS encoding heme ABC transporter ATP-binding protein, producing MGRTARRDIPVIPEPGSSTLVACGVSARRGDATVLSDVHLDVVAGEILALVGPNGAGKSTLLSVLAGDTEPSAGSVRLGDEPLTRIRTVDVARRRAVLPQQHSVGFAFTAGQIVRMGRAPWVGTSAARNDDDRVTAAMSACDVAEFSHRPFASLSGGEQARVALARVIAQDTATIMLDEPTAALDLGHQESVMAVVRSLAAAGRAVVVVLHDLGLAAAYADRVAILDSGELIATGPPRDVLTAERLARVYRHPVDVFDHPDTGEQLVVPHRVRNPPARN
- a CDS encoding YncE family protein; translation: MRTPSARSIRAAVASALAVVTVLSIGGCSSDDEDADDISVEPRPPAESPEATVTPAGTVSAFAPVDALTFDPATRTLVALTDASTTVTLVRDGATAETRVVDLGSTGAELVAGRESTVLVPMDGAVARIAVADGQRTDLTVDADALSAADLPDGTTAVGDDTGAVRVLDTNGQVTATVSGGSVTSADSLASTPNGVSVLDRRQTSVTDLDLDDGTLGVALRAGEGAAEMTSDEFGRLLVTDSTGTELLVFTSHDLLMRQRFPVGSQPWAIAYDEQSGVAWVTLPALNEVVGYTLDTGIPVEARRLATVRQPNSVAVDADTGDLYVGSATGDGLQRIPAAGR
- a CDS encoding DUF5703 family protein codes for the protein MARRHVNAHESSAPGRAKMPVGWEVSPSDDWEYVPLRLPPDVTRVTASMRLAIQAEFGGWELSRVRLYTDGSRRVLLKRKKTAHHIPEPGI
- a CDS encoding quinone-dependent dihydroorotate dehydrogenase, whose product is MYRVLLRLMFLVPPERIHHLAFAVLRAVAVVPPLRYLAEKMFVVDDPRLRSTVFGVDFPAPLGLAAGFDKNADGIDAWGPIGFGFAEIGTVTAQSQPGNPTPRLFRLPPDRAIVNRMGFNNHGAEHAAQRVRARRTGIPIGANIGKTKIVEPDGAAADYTASARLLGPLADFVVVNVSSPNTPGLRDLQAVESLRPILVAVQSAVTVPVLVKIAPDLSDEDIDAVADLAVELGLDGIVATNTTISRAGLRTDADVVTAAGAGGLSGAPLADRSLEVLRRLYRRVGTRLTLISVGGIETEAQAWERITAGASLVQGYTGFIYGGPLWIKNIHRGLAARLEQHGFATIADAVGSANRP
- a CDS encoding YbhB/YbcL family Raf kinase inhibitor-like protein; its protein translation is MAYNPYDSLPDLPSFELTSEDVEDGKTLAAQQVSGIMGAGGHDNSPQLSWSGFPEGTKSFAVTVYDPDAPTASGFWHWAVANIPVETTSLVSGAGDDGGTGVPSTAVTLKNDAGLFRYIGAAPPAGHGPHRYFIVVHAVDVERLEVDETATPAYLGFNLFSHAIGRAVLTGIYEA
- a CDS encoding M20/M25/M40 family metallo-hydrolase, whose amino-acid sequence is MSNPGNPGDVDATVALDEVVDLVSSLIRFDTSNTGELETTVGEKECAEWVASKLEEVGYETEYVESGAPGRGNVFAWLRGADSSRGALLVHGHLDVVPAEPADWSVHPFSGAVEDGYVWGRGAVDMKDMVGMALALARQFKSNGTVPPRDILFAFLADEEAGGKYGSHWLVDNRPDLFEGITEAVGEVGGFSLTVARPDGTEKRLYMVETAEKSLAWMRLTAKARAGHGSFLHDDNAVTYLAEAVAKLGNHTFPLVLTESVSQFLQAVSEESGLDFDPTSPDIDGTLLKLGSIARIVGATLRDTANPTMLSAGYKANVIPQTATAVVDCRVLPGRQAAFEKEVDELIGPNVEREWITKLEPYETTFDGDLVDAMNDAVLAHDPNGRTVPYMLSGGTDAKAFARIGIRCFGFAPLKLPPELDFAALFHGIDERVPVESLEFGTQVLEHFLLHS